The sequence below is a genomic window from Wyeomyia smithii strain HCP4-BCI-WySm-NY-G18 chromosome 1, ASM2978416v1, whole genome shotgun sequence.
TGGGGTTTCTTTTCGTAGCGGTGACGGAGTTGACGAATGTCAAAACCGTTCGCGATAGTAAAAACCTCTTTATGTTTAAAGCTATTCCGGTGAGAGgaactggagtagaccagtcgctgCGGAATGCTCATTGATTAATTCATTATctttattaaaaatcatttgcttttataggcaaatgcaattgccaaAATAATTAATTCTATGTGTGTATTTACATGTGTTGCTAGTTTAGGCCCCTACTGTAAAACAGCTGGAGAGACGAGCGTtaaaattgcaacgctgcattttgccTGCTGTATGAATCAGGCACCCAGCGTTGCGGTACAAGGCCTGGTAGCGAGTGTGCTGTAACGCTTTGGCATAAGGCTTTCAGTAAGTAACGGAACTTACTTGCGCGGGTCAGTGGTTTGATTcgaatttgttttgtttatggtttACGGTGCCGTACCAAAGAGTTGGTATACGACACCATCCCTCTTTACGAGCGTAATTTTATGATAAATGAAATTGCtctaaaaaataatttagacgTCTGTCTCCAGTTGTTTCTCACAAACTTTGATAAGTTTGTTAAATGTTaataatattcttttttttgtagtttatgaaataacatttttttttgtatagtaATACTTCttaatatgtatattttttggTTCTATTGAAACtatctaaggggccatccacataccatgtggacagattttcaacgattttgattGATGTTCGTTGACAAATGATCTCAGATATTAGTTCTGTGATTTCTTTCCAATGAACCAATTGTCTGTGGATGATAAGCTGTGCTAAATTTTTGTCTGACTTTTAACATTTTGCATATTTGTTTCAAAGTTTCATTGTTGTATTCTGTTCCTTGATCTGATCGTAAGATTGAAAATGTTCCGAACGTAAGTAAAAAATCGTCAACTAAGGCTTTGGCTATTACGTTAGCTTCTTTTGTAGGTACAGGGATTAGTACGACATATTTAGTTAAGTCGCATCGTATGCTAACGGCATATCTTTTGTTATTATTGCTTTTTGGTAGTGGTCCAATGGTGTCTATTGAAATAATTTCGAGTGGGTGTGAAGGTGTGGttgttattatttctttttcCTTAGTGTGTTCTATGACTTTGTTTCGTTTGCATAATTCGCAGGCCTTTACGAATTTTGCAATCGAACGTTTCATATTATTCCACGTGTATATTTCTCTTATTTTGAGGTACAGTCGGTGCTAACCGATGTGTCCTCCTGTAGGCGTATTatgaaaatcgtgtaaaattttCCGTATCATTTCTTGTTTTGTCACCTGTATTGGTGGCTTatataaaataatttgaatCGAGCACACTTGTGTGTTCGCAataattttaaagttttcaattgatatatttttgaatatttcgtcGTTTGTCGACAGCGCTATATTATTTTGGTTGTACCCTTTTGCAATTTGTTCTGATTCTAGAAGAGCAGAGCCGAGTGACTGACTTCCATTCATATTTTGGAGCACTTGTGCTActattttgttatttattttcaatgtaaatattatttcatctttgattattttcgtttctaatttaaataaattctttttttttccgacggattttttttttcttcatctatagtttatttgacacggcacaaatacaattcaatgtttaacggcgccaattatatctggtagcttactttctaaagtatcttaataactaaaagcaaattttttatcctcgctgccgactacgagctgaaactaaatctaacttaaagctagaatattttgcattaaaagcacaggtttgctgtttgatggttttcattgccataggtaagcagcatattaaatttgttccgctgctgggccaagatattacggactggcatattgggttgtttccatcgggccttgagagtatcgtgccggtctgattgctgtttccggatccggggtcttaacgtgttcttgtcgtttggttggatgtaggcggaaggggataggactaaactggggcgtggaaggatttcaggaaaacgtatataagggacatgtaggataggtcacggctcgccaagacatcacgaacaggaacagccttctgcctaccttcggcctgcagggaagctattaatctagacctggcgtcacggtgtacagggcatgaccaaacaacgtgctctatgtcgtgataaccttcaccacaggcacagataccactctccccgagcccaacacgacggagatgcgcgtcaaatctatagtgattggacataagccgggacatcacgcaaatgaaatctcgacctacatccaaccccttgaaccacgggttcgtcgataccttggggattatggaatgtaaccaccttcccagttcccccttggtccaagaattttgccaactgatgatcgtattctgacgtacaaatgcgaaaaattcattaaaggcaattggtcttacataaatatcaccgtttgttgcgcccaccttagccaaagagtccgctttctcattacccggtatcgagcagtgagaagggacccacgctaaggtaatctgagtagatttttcggataaagcactcagatgttcccgtattttccccaggaaatacggagagtgcttaacatctttcatcgatcggagagcctcaatggaactgagactgtccgtaaagatgaaataatggtccgtgggcattttttcgataatccctagggtgtactgaattgcagctaattctgcgacgtaaacagaagcaggattatcgagcttatgggagacggttaaattgttattgaagataccgaagccagtggacccatcaagaagtgatccgtcagtgtagaacatattgtcgcagttgatgtttcgatatttattggaaaaatttttggggatctgctgcacgcgtaaatgatccgggattccacgagtttcttctatcatggatgtatcgaaaaacacagtagaatcagaagtatttgataagtcgacacgatttggaatattcgaagaagggttaatattttgggacatgtgattgaaatacaatgtcataaaacgggtttgagaattaagttcgattaacctttcaaaattttcaatcacgggacggctcaagacctcacatttgattagaatacaagaagacaggctccagaagcggtttttcaatggtagtactccagctaagatctccaaactcatcgtatgggtcgactgcatgcaacccaaggcgatacgcaaacaacgatattgtattcgctccagttcgatcaaatgtgtgtttaatgcggagcggaagcagaaacacccgtactcaataacagacagtatcgttgtttggtaaagccttataaggtctcctgggtgggctccccaccattgtccggttattgtacgaagaaaattcactctttgttgacattttttcatcagatacctaacgtgacaaccccaggtgcctttagagtcgaaccagacaccaagatatttgtgtaccaaaacctgagaaatcgttttacccattaattgtgtttgaagctgagcaggttcatgcttcctagaaaaaactactatctcagtcttctccggagagaattcgatacctagctgtaaagcgcaagcagacaaattgtccaaagtatcttgcaatggtccttgcaaatcggcagctttggctcctgtaacagagattacactgtcgtctgcaagttgtcttatcgtgcatgaatttgccagacattcgtcgatgtcatttacataaaagttgtaaagaagggggcatgagccctggggaagacccatgtagcttatgcgaaaagttgccaaatcgccgtgcgtaaaatgcatgtgcttttcggacaacaaattgtgcaaaaaattgttcaaaattggagaaaatccttgtcgatgaagtttacccgaaagaatgtcaatagaaacggaatcaaaagcccccttaatgtccaagaacgcagacgccatttgttctttgcgagcatacgccagctgaatatctgttgaaagcaacgcaagacaatcattcgtccctttggcacggcggaagccaaattgagtatttgatagtagaccatttgattcgacccaatggtctcaacgacggagtatcatttttttcatcaatttccggatacaggatagcattgcaatcggcctataagagttgtgatcagaagctggtttccctggtttttggatggcgatcaccttcacttgcctccaatcctgcggtacaatgttttgctccaggaacttattgaacaagttcaacaagcacctcttggcattgccgggtagattcttcaacaagttgaatttgattctatctaacccaggcgcgttattgttacaggacaggagggcaactgaaaattctgccatcgtaaaaggtgattctatcgcgtcgtggcccggagacgcatcgcatTTCCGACGGATTGTTAGTTATGTATGTTGAGAGGTGATCAGTCTCTCTTGGTACATAAGTTTGTTCCGTATTATTTTCGTCAATCATTCGGGTCATGGACCTTGTATTCACCTTGAAAATATTTGTTCGTTTTAGCTCATCAGAAGATGTTACTATTTGTTAATTCGTTTTTATTGAACATATTCTTCTTTGTCTAATTATAGTTAGAACGCAGTTTGCTTTCACAGACGTGTTACATAGTACATATTGTTTAGATCTAAATTAAATGCATTACACACTTTCTTTCTCTTCATTCCAATGCGATTTTAATGTTGTTACATTAGTTCTTATAATGTAGGTTGCTTTTTAGTTATTTTACTTTGTTAAAGCAGGTTGcatatatgatatatgaattCGAGTTCTATGGAAGGGAAAAGCGGTTCAAAGCTCAACAACAACTTGCTTAACCTGGCAAAGCTAAAGAACGATTTTGAAATGATTCGGCGCACTCGGAAAACTACAATAAGTGTTATGAATAAGAGCATTGTTTTATGctaaacaaataaaagaaaattgCTTGAACTAttagtttttattataattagaTGTGTTTTCCGTGTCGGATTTTTAACTCCAGCTTTGATTTaaattagaaatttataaaaaggAAAAATACTAGGATGAATTTAAGTAAGTATACACATTTGCATGTGAATTGTGATTTGGATTTTTGCAGGGCGCTGAGAAGACAGATGAATGCTCGTTTCACTTATTCCGGCCGTTTCTCACTATGCTTCCTGGTATACTCCTCCGCATTCTTTGTAAATTTTTTACGGTCTTTCAAATACTCTTCCGCTAAATCTGCTCTCAAGGGGTGCTCCGGCTCTGGATCGTTGACCAGTGCTATGAGAGCTTGAATGACTTGATCAGTCTTTGTTGCCGGTTTCCAATTTTCTGCGCTTATGATAGGCAGACACACTTGACCTTTCTCGTCAATATTTGgatgatatatttttgttttgaacgaGATTTTTGGAGGTTTAAAAGGGTATTCCGCAGGAAACGTAATCTCGATTCGGAATGCTCCCTTGTTATACGGAGCATTTTCCGGGACAATTAATCCAGACCATAGTAAAAGGTTTCCCTCATCTACCACTATGTCCCGAAAAGATTTGAGACCAGATGCGCGTATGTCGGACAGCTCCTTTTGAAGTCTTCTTGTAGCTGCCATTTTGGACGTAACTCGACAAATTTCTCGACAAAGCGACAAAATTCTCGACAAAGCGTCTGGTCCGACGTTTTCCTTTCCTGGTATATATTCTACCGTAAAATCGTATTCCTCCAAATCAAGCCTTATTCTAGTTAATTTGGAagatggatttttcattccgaAAAGATAGACTAAAGGTCTGTGATCTGTGCGAACTGAAAATTTCCTTCCGTACAAATATGGCTTAAGGTAATCAATGACCCAATGTATAGCCGTTAATTCTTTCAAAATTaccggtttatttttttctccggGTGTAAATGTTTTACTTGCGAATACAATTGGTAAACTTCCATGTTCGGTATGTTGTGAAAGAACGGCGCCACAGCCTATGTCTGAGGCGTCCGTgactgaaataatttttttcgtaaaatcgGGGTATTGTAGTAACATGGGTGAAATTAggacatttttcaaagtgtTAAATGCTTGTTGACAGCCCTCTGTCCAAACAAAAGTTGCATTCTTTTTTAGAAGTTGGTTGAGCGGATGTGCTATAATAGCAAAATTCGGGATGAATTTTCTGTAGTAGTTGCAAAATGCTACAAATCGTCTTACTTCATCCGCATTTGTAGGTATTGGATATTTTATCATCGCGCTAAATTTTGAATCATCAGGTAGCATACCTTGATCTGTTATTTTGTGTCCAAGATAGTTACCGATACGATATCCCTTTTGATCGTATTGTTTCTTTTTCTCTGGGCAGCTGGCCAATTTATGACCTTCTTTCTTGCACCGAGAACACCGGATTTTCTTCGGTTGCTTCACTCCGGAAAATGCGGCAGTCTCACTGTTCGATGAAATCTTCTCTGGATCAACAcacttttgtttcgtttcttcgTAGAGCAATCGACATTTGACAAATTCCATTGTCAAATTTTCCTCTGGCATCATCTCAATAGCGGTGACAACTGTAGAATACGACGGACCAAGAGTCAGCAACAAATGACATACTGCACTCAGCTCTTCCCTTTGTGCACCGGTACCACGATATTCACGCAGCAGTTTATCGAAACGTAGAAAGTGTTCGTGCAGTTGTCCGCTTTCGAAACGCATGCTCAACGATTTCTGCAACAAATGCATCCGGCTGGCGATGCTCTTCCTTTCGAAAATGCGTTTTAATGCATCCCATACTTGCTTCGGTGTAGCTTTTTATTGGACATATTCCAGCTGAGAGTCGTGAATGCGCGGAATCAGAAATGACTTGCATTTTCGCTTCTTTTTAATCCGTTGTTCGCACTTCTTTTTCCTCTCGTGACGCTGTGGAACAGTTTCGCCTTCAGGCTCTAAAAGCTCGACTAAATCACCAATTTCCGACTGGACACATCCCCACAGCTCGTGCTCTTCCAAAAGCACCTATATACGGAATTTCCACGCGGCGTAATTTGTTCCATCGAATAAAGCAACAAGAAAACGATTACTTTCCACTTCTTCCATTTTCGCAACAACTGTACTATTTTACGCATCAAAACGTCCTGGGCTGATAACCTAATGAGATTTCGGATCGCCCGGAGAAGAAAAACGAACTATCTTTAATTTAGGTTAATAGATAAAGAAAACACGTTGTATTCCAGTTTAGGTAcacgtttcgaatgaaaaagaaaagaaaatatcaGAGAGGTGACGTTTGTACTCTACGCAGTGTCGTACATCAGAAGGGGCAAACCGAGCAGTGGTTGCCATCTCAACACCCCCGCTTAACCACAGCAAGGTCCAATTCCTAGCGCCGATCGTTGCTTCTTGAACGCAGCATCATTTAACCCactgtggaaaaacgaaaagttttacacagcaattgaatattctttatttttacatgaataTCAAAGACCCAACGACTGCGAGTATGAGGAAGTCCTTGCAGTGTCAATTGGCAAAAAATTTTtagagatgaaggaaatgtcgaatcatctgttagcgtcttttacgaaattctgtacaacattATCTCTCAAGAGgttccattgaagaaaaaacgaaaaatttaaaaaaacgcaaacaaaaagcccacaaaattttcaaaaaacacaatagcagtgaaaatctagcaatttacttggaaatatgtgaccaactgaactttgcaatcagtaatgcatttgaagaattcaatgaaaaaactgagctagaaattaagtcttgtccaaagaacttcttcaattacgtcagAACAAAACTGAAATCAGACAATTTTtcatcaataatgcaactcgatgaacatgttggtgacaactcggagaaaaattgcattctctttgcaaaatttttccaggaaatctataccacattttccgaagaaaatcgcgaccgctattattttgcattttaaccAGAAAATCCAAGAAACgttggtgtcaaccaacttcaagtacaggatgttttgcagggtttaaaaaatttagacccttccaaaggacctggacctgacgaaattcctccagcactcatgagaaatctttcgaaggaacttacatctcctttgttctggctgttcaatatgtcgttgaaaactggagtcttcccaaatatatgcAACAGCTCACTTTTGGTGCCTGTTTTCAAATCTGGGCGgaaatctgacatacgtaattatcgtggaatcgctattatctcttgcattccaaattctttgaggcaattgtcaatgaaaaaatatttgctcaagtcaaaaatcgaataacagacaaacaacacggcttcttcaaactacatccacaaatttacttgaattcgtagattactgattgaatgcaatggataatgggaaccatgttgaagctctctatacagactttagcaaagcatttgatcgtattgacataccaatgctactttttaaactgcaaaaattggaattgagtctggtctcctgaagtggcttgaatcatatttaacaaacaggcaacaaataataaaatttaatggaaaaaagtcaaatcccattcgagttacttcaggtgttccccaaggctcccactcaggaccacttcttttgattttgtacgtaaacgacatttccttcaccCTCAAAAATATCAAAGTTTTAATATATGCctacgacatgaagctgtttttggaaataaaaaatcaagaagacatcaatgtatttcagaatgaaatccacacattttacatctggtgtaagaaaagcctacttgaattaattgtgaaaaaatgcaatgtaataccctttagcagaaaaataaCAACGTCCAAAATTGTATTGCATTGCATTAGGgaatcagaatgtgaaaaaatgtgataaagttagtgatttaggaataatcttagattctaaacttaatttcatcgaccactataacactatcatacacaaggcaaacaacatgttaaggtttatcaaacgcttctgctacaattttcaagacccgtacactatcaaaactttgtatattgtctatgtgaggtcaatactggaatactgtagcattgtgtggtctccttgTCCTGGcatacatgaagaaagaatagaatcagtacaaaagcaattactactatatgctcttcgtaagttAGGTTGCACttcacatcgtcttccgtcatatgaagcacgttgcatgttgattgacattaaaagaacggcgagagtacgcgatggcttcatttgtaaacgatatcgtttcgcagaacgttgactcagcagtactactttctaaatagaacttttatgcacccattcgacaacttcgacaccgtagtttatttgctctttaccatcatcgtacggaatacccAAAAAATCGACCTATAAATAGtgtgatgaattcttataattaacactgcgaagccattgactttacaatgtcccggtataaactgaaacagtatttcaagtccttgaggctgaggacacaaaattaatttgttttgtgtttgtgtatagtttagaaaataatgtaaccagtctacatatatgaataacgaaataaataaataaataaataaatgcaaaaacataattatgcagcgacacgtccatagatgCGACCTGAAACGctaggcaaaaaataaatttcaaatccaaatttctgtatatatttaattatttttcagttttattttcaaatagtacagagagaatgacttgcgtttttccgCGGACATGGTTGTCAATATTTCCCCAATCTATGATTatcagaattttgtagttgaacaagtaggtttaaagacaACGAGTCGCTCGAGTATTAGTCAGAAAACaatgaaaataccggttttttaccggttgtaccggtttttatttttatgaataccgaaatatcggtttttcgaaaagtcggtaatatcGACCACCCTAGAGGCAACATTTTGACGGCAACTTATAAACATTTAAGCATCAGAAGCATTACAATATAATTTAGAAACTTATCGTTCGCGCTCCGACTGGACGGTTACGTACATTTTGCCTAGTTTTATGCTCTTGATTTATGATTtgtctagcttttgaacaattattgaaacacggaatattttttttttatttatgttgaaatatCGTCGGTCAGCATTCCGGATCGTTATGGCACaagttcaaaaatataaaaccaatcatgattACTTTGGCGTTTCGAGGATAAATAGGGAATTTTATGTTGTAAATAGTGTTAATGCACTTTTTTCTAATATTTGGGCTTTGGATTCATAAATGTTgccatgtttttgaatttcataggACTACTCTTGCGCGTCAATGAGGACAAGGCCAGTGTATATCGTCGTTATACTGGAGACGGCTGTCGTGGTATAAAAAGATAATGATTGTGAATGTAAATGATATACTTCGGGATACACTCGCAATTCAAATATTATTTCGATTCGTTTCGTTATATGAGCCATTGAGAACAAAAGTGGTGCATGTGCCATGAGGTAAATATTTCAGGAGACgctataaacgaaaacactctaatagtaaattattttcaacatttttttccaacataactgcactaaatcattgctggaaaggtttcaaaagaagGTACATGAAAgtataacgagttctggttgagaaacttacccaatcttcaatggaaaaacatgtaccacttctgttctatgggaaaaataatgacaaccagaaaacgttgaggcaaaagtggtacatgtctagtgtgagcatgaaggatgcattatagctctccaatcttaggacatagaacattcatgtcttcagcagagttgtccaagtgattgagtactatagaatgatgatctgtttgttaaggaattctgtctcttcgtggcgctagtgtatatgtatttgttAACAGCATACGAGTggatactgaaataggtaaaatgttttctgtTAAAAAATAGTCACGGGTAAACAAGCGCCACGTACTGAGAAAATTCAAAAGCAGACAGATCAATATTCAATCACTTAACAATTTTAACGGTAAAAAAAAACCCACTTCGTTTAAAAAATCTttgtgaaaaattaaaaaaaaaaacaccccacTGCATTTTTGCTACGAACCATGCACACGTGTGCCTGGCACCAACAGCATCTTCTGTTGTTGGTCTGGTAGAATCACTTCTGATAATTACTAGACAATCTACACAAACTTGTGTGTAGTCCCAACAACAGATTTAGTGTTTGTCGGTTGAGTacggtcgaaaaaaaaaacaaattaacaaaaataaaatatgatatGACGCATTCCTCCCAAGTAAATACCACAAATTTGTGAGTGGTACGAACGGCCTTTCGGATGTACGTCGGTATAAATCAGAACCACATTTTAAAGCATAACATTTAGCAGAGCACTGAAATATTCCACTCACTGGGAGTGGCCCAAACAGCATTTGTACGCTGGTTGGAATGGGTTCAAAATCGGGAAGTTGAGCAGCCCTGTGCTCTATTGAAGTAAACCACACACACTCGCGCGTGGTCCCTACAGCATTACTAATGTCTGCTAGTGCAAACCGCtaccaaatataaataaaccAAATTTGCATTTCTAATCAGCCGACCGAACGGAGAATAAACCGGTAATATTCCAAAAGCGACGAGTaaatgtatgatcgcatcacttatcaaggtGAATCCTGATCCGACTTACCCTTCCCAACTAACAAAACCTCCCTCccgtgacctttgtggagatgcagaggtaaacacggtctccaaatagcaagggtcacactaacatACCTACCCTCTTcctacctgattgcaaggacgtggccggcgtcgttattgatcctttaaggggggaccctactctagaaggtcgaaaaatcatgaatttgaATCATGAatgaagtgtttggctattttggctattgattaaggtatatttgaagatgtattttccatgtcgtgaatgtaaatatagtgagtattatactgttggcagctgggaacgtggatgctctctctaaatcagtacctaactggtggtaagtttttctcagcttctagtagaccgatcgggctgaatttttttttcagtatatagaaacatattatctatcttgttacgtagccgtttttgaaaattccaaaaattgccaaaatggcggccattttagtaaaaaaattgttattttcatgaaaaatcactatttaaaa
It includes:
- the LOC129718975 gene encoding ubiquitin-conjugating enzyme E2 L3-like; translated protein: MAATRRLQKELSDIRASGLKSFRDIVVDEGNLLLWSGLIVPENAPYNKGAFRIEITFPAEYPFKPPKISFKTKIYHPNIDEKGQVCLPIISAENWKPATKTDQVIQALIALVNDPEPEHPLRADLAEEYLKDRKKFTKNAEEYTRKHSEKRPE